One genomic region from Microcystis panniformis FACHB-1757 encodes:
- the rpiA gene encoding ribose-5-phosphate isomerase RpiA translates to MTAIDPVIIMKQEVGKAAANLVQSNSVVGLGTGSTTAYAIEYLGARLQSGEISNIVGVPTSFQAQVLARKYGIPLTTLDVIVKMDIAIDGADEVDPQKNLIKGGGAAHTQEKIVDSLADIFVVVVDGNKLVDKLGSTFLLPVEVLPMAMTPVMLKLEALGGKPSLRMGVKKAGPVVTDQGNLVIDVKFDSIDDPADLERTINNMPGVLENGLFVGVADLILVGEIIDGKPVVREIK, encoded by the coding sequence ATGACAGCAATCGATCCGGTCATTATCATGAAACAGGAGGTCGGTAAGGCCGCCGCTAATCTAGTTCAATCTAATTCAGTCGTGGGATTGGGAACTGGTTCAACGACGGCCTATGCGATCGAATATCTGGGCGCTAGACTGCAAAGCGGGGAAATCAGCAATATTGTCGGGGTTCCTACTTCTTTTCAAGCGCAAGTTTTGGCGAGGAAGTACGGAATTCCCCTCACTACCCTCGATGTCATCGTGAAGATGGATATCGCTATCGATGGGGCCGATGAGGTGGATCCCCAGAAAAACCTGATTAAAGGCGGCGGTGCTGCCCATACTCAGGAGAAAATTGTCGATAGTCTCGCCGATATTTTCGTCGTGGTAGTGGATGGCAATAAGCTGGTGGATAAGTTGGGATCGACTTTTCTTTTGCCTGTGGAAGTGTTACCCATGGCCATGACTCCGGTGATGCTGAAATTAGAGGCCCTCGGTGGTAAACCTTCCCTGCGCATGGGAGTGAAAAAAGCCGGCCCCGTGGTGACAGATCAAGGCAATTTAGTTATCGATGTTAAATTTGATAGTATCGATGATCCGGCTGATTTGGAAAGAACTATTAATAATATGCCGGGGGTTTTAGAAAATGGTTTATTTGTCGGGGTTGCTGATCTGATTCTCGTCGGTGAAATTATTGACGGTAAGCCGGTAGTGCGCGAAATTAAGTAG
- a CDS encoding RNA recognition motif domain-containing protein, with the protein MSVRLYVGNLPKESVEREKLQALFADEGDTITTKVIKDRKTGKCRGFAFVTVPSDELADQFIEKYNGQSFMENPIKIEKALPRSKGGKEEGEEAEGPEASVETPEKVERPTPKPTTAAPRKSSSGGGGGKKRKAERGSSSTPKVTGDGDALQPDPRWANELAKLKEMLAAQATNP; encoded by the coding sequence ATGTCCGTTCGTCTATACGTTGGTAATTTACCCAAAGAATCCGTCGAGCGCGAAAAATTACAGGCACTTTTTGCCGATGAAGGGGATACGATCACCACTAAAGTCATCAAAGACCGCAAAACTGGCAAATGTCGCGGTTTTGCCTTCGTTACCGTCCCTAGCGATGAACTAGCTGACCAGTTTATCGAAAAATACAACGGTCAATCCTTCATGGAAAACCCGATCAAAATCGAGAAAGCTCTCCCCCGCAGCAAGGGAGGTAAAGAAGAAGGAGAAGAAGCAGAAGGGCCGGAGGCCAGCGTAGAAACCCCGGAAAAAGTCGAAAGACCGACTCCGAAACCGACGACGGCAGCACCGCGCAAATCCAGTAGTGGTGGCGGCGGCGGCAAAAAACGCAAGGCTGAACGGGGTAGCAGCAGTACCCCGAAAGTTACCGGCGATGGTGACGCTTTACAGCCAGATCCCCGTTGGGCCAATGAATTGGCTAAACTCAAGGAAATGTTAGCAGCTCAGGCCACTAATCCCTAA
- a CDS encoding RNA-guided endonuclease InsQ/TnpB family protein, which translates to MLVVEAKLKNGTPEQYHRLDEAIKTSQFVRNSCVRYWRSNQGTTRNDLQKLCAVLAKNKETPWVNKLNSQARQSAADRAWQSINRFYQNCHAKIPGKKGFPRFKKHNRSVEYKLTGYKLSDDRRKIKFTDGFKAGEFDLWCSQKTLVYYSEQQIRRVRVVRRADGYYCQFLIDVERQEYHKPTGQITGIDLGLKEFYTDAQGNTVENPRYLRKSEKRLQKAQRRLSKQFRKGKKQSNNYHKQRIKVARLHLKVSRQRKDKAIKDALALVQSNDLVVYEALKVRNLVKNRKLAQSISDASWYQFTQWLNYFAKIYRIVCVAVPPHFTSQDCSVCGTRVQKTLSTRTHQCPNCKTVLDRDHNAAINILKKGLQYLGNYLNGTVGQTETDPNALGESGLWILNGDIENLSCLVEQGISNSNVERIPRHSVA; encoded by the coding sequence ATGCTAGTCGTAGAAGCAAAGCTAAAAAACGGAACACCAGAGCAATATCACCGGCTTGATGAAGCTATCAAAACTTCTCAGTTTGTGCGTAATTCTTGTGTTCGTTATTGGCGGTCCAATCAAGGGACAACCCGCAATGATCTCCAAAAACTTTGCGCGGTACTAGCTAAAAATAAAGAGACACCATGGGTTAATAAATTAAACTCTCAAGCTCGTCAATCGGCTGCTGATAGAGCCTGGCAATCAATTAATAGATTTTATCAGAATTGTCATGCTAAGATACCGGGAAAAAAGGGTTTTCCTCGGTTCAAAAAACATAACCGTTCGGTTGAGTATAAACTAACGGGCTACAAACTATCAGATGATCGACGTAAAATCAAGTTCACTGATGGCTTTAAAGCAGGAGAATTTGATTTATGGTGTAGTCAAAAGACCTTAGTTTATTATTCAGAGCAACAGATTAGACGGGTAAGAGTTGTTAGACGTGCTGACGGTTATTATTGCCAGTTTCTGATTGACGTAGAACGGCAAGAATACCATAAACCGACGGGACAAATAACAGGAATTGACTTAGGGTTAAAGGAATTTTATACCGATGCCCAAGGTAATACTGTAGAGAATCCACGTTATTTAAGAAAGTCAGAAAAACGACTTCAAAAAGCACAAAGGAGATTATCAAAACAATTTCGCAAAGGAAAGAAACAGTCTAACAACTATCACAAGCAACGGATAAAAGTAGCTAGGCTTCATCTTAAAGTATCAAGACAACGTAAAGACAAAGCAATTAAAGACGCTTTGGCGTTAGTCCAGTCTAATGATCTGGTAGTCTATGAAGCTTTAAAGGTAAGAAACTTAGTCAAAAACCGTAAGCTGGCCCAGTCGATTTCTGATGCTTCTTGGTATCAATTCACTCAATGGTTGAATTATTTTGCCAAGATTTATCGGATTGTTTGTGTTGCTGTGCCGCCGCATTTCACTTCTCAAGATTGTTCAGTTTGTGGGACGAGAGTGCAAAAAACATTAAGCACTAGAACTCATCAATGTCCTAACTGTAAAACAGTCTTAGATAGGGATCATAATGCAGCAATAAATATTCTTAAAAAAGGGTTACAATATTTGGGAAATTATCTCAACGGTACTGTTGGGCAAACAGAAACCGACCCAAACGCCTTGGGAGAGTCCGGCCTCTGGATTCTTAATGGAGACATTGAGAATCTAAGCTGTCTCGTTGAACAAGGAATTTCTAACAGCAATGTGGAAAGAATCCCCCGTCACAGCGTAGCTTGA
- a CDS encoding NblA/ycf18 family protein, with product MSQPIELSLEQQFNIRSFQTQVEKMSQEQAQDFLIKLYEQMMVRENMYKAFLKHQWGLDSNPWASQ from the coding sequence ATGTCTCAACCGATCGAACTTTCCTTAGAACAACAGTTCAACATTCGTTCTTTTCAGACTCAGGTAGAAAAAATGAGTCAGGAGCAAGCGCAGGATTTCCTGATCAAGCTCTACGAACAAATGATGGTCAGGGAAAATATGTACAAAGCTTTTCTCAAACACCAGTGGGGTCTAGATTCTAATCCCTGGGCTTCCCAATAA
- a CDS encoding universal stress protein, with protein MFERALICTDLFDGLHRLVHCVPHLALSGLKQVIFLHSIPVWEQPTLAAVDQGKIDAAKEKLSPALANIPDGMTVIVEISNRRPVDAVREILAHHSIDVILMGNPMRGAVQEKLFGSTSLAIAGMTDIPLLIFRPQLLSVYTRDELALRCQHLWKHLLIPYDGSPDAIYLIEQIEKYAQTRSPGSFEQCLLVRVVENISRDPSVTESRLNDAHRELESVQARLEKLGLQVQSQVRQGTPVLEVLTAAEEDDISAIAVATSHRSNMLEWLAVRRINEDILHQLWFPLLFFSPKG; from the coding sequence ATGTTCGAGCGCGCTTTGATCTGTACAGATCTTTTCGATGGTCTCCATCGTCTTGTCCATTGTGTGCCACACTTAGCCCTGAGCGGCTTAAAACAAGTTATCTTCCTCCACAGTATTCCGGTTTGGGAACAACCCACCCTAGCTGCCGTAGATCAAGGAAAAATTGACGCGGCTAAAGAAAAATTATCCCCAGCTTTAGCAAATATTCCCGACGGTATGACAGTTATTGTCGAAATCTCTAACCGTCGTCCCGTGGATGCCGTGCGGGAAATCCTCGCGCATCACTCTATTGACGTGATTTTGATGGGAAATCCCATGCGCGGTGCCGTCCAAGAAAAATTATTCGGTAGTACCAGTTTAGCGATCGCAGGTATGACCGATATTCCGCTGCTGATTTTCCGACCGCAATTATTATCAGTTTATACTCGCGATGAATTAGCCCTGCGCTGTCAGCATCTCTGGAAACATTTATTAATTCCCTACGATGGCAGTCCCGACGCAATTTATCTAATTGAACAGATAGAAAAATACGCTCAAACTCGCTCCCCCGGTTCTTTTGAGCAATGTCTCCTCGTCCGGGTAGTGGAAAATATCAGTCGCGATCCCAGTGTCACCGAATCTCGTTTAAATGATGCCCATCGGGAATTAGAATCGGTGCAAGCGCGACTAGAAAAACTCGGTTTGCAAGTACAGAGCCAAGTGCGACAGGGAACACCTGTATTAGAAGTTTTGACGGCAGCAGAAGAAGATGATATCAGTGCGATCGCTGTGGCCACCTCCCATCGTTCTAATATGTTGGAATGGTTAGCTGTGCGTCGAATTAATGAAGATATTCTTCATCAACTGTGGTTTCCGCTCTTATTTTTCTCCCCCAAGGGATAA
- the arsC gene encoding arsenate reductase, glutathione/glutaredoxin type, with product MKRVMFACRKNSCRSQIAEGFAKTLGAGKIAVTSSGLEAAKVHPRAIEVMGEIGIDITDQTSKSIRDFNPEDYDAVISLCGCGVNLPEGWVLQEIFEDWLIDDPDGQPIETFRRVRDEIKAKVIGLIEQLSR from the coding sequence ATGAAAAGAGTCATGTTTGCCTGTAGAAAAAATTCCTGTCGTTCCCAAATCGCCGAAGGTTTCGCTAAAACTTTAGGTGCGGGCAAAATTGCTGTCACCAGTTCCGGATTAGAAGCGGCCAAAGTTCACCCCCGAGCAATCGAAGTTATGGGGGAAATTGGTATCGATATTACTGACCAAACTTCCAAATCAATTAGGGATTTTAATCCTGAAGATTACGATGCAGTTATCTCCCTATGTGGTTGCGGTGTCAATCTGCCGGAAGGATGGGTTTTACAGGAAATTTTCGAGGATTGGTTAATTGATGATCCCGATGGTCAACCTATCGAAACTTTTCGCCGAGTTCGCGATGAAATTAAGGCTAAAGTTATCGGATTAATCGAGCAGTTAAGTAGGTAG
- the arsH gene encoding arsenical resistance protein ArsH — MIQSTHKPRILFLYGSLRERSYSRLLAEEAARIITEYGAEVRFFDPRELPIYGSVPDTHAKVQELRELSQWSEGQVWSSPELHGNISGIIKNQIDWIPLSIGAIRPTQGRTLAVMQVSGGSQSFNAVNTLRILGRWMRMFTIPNQSSVAKAYQEFNEDGTMKDSPYRDRVIDVMEELYKFTILLRDQVDYLTDRYSERKEKAAQEIVTIAHKAIN; from the coding sequence ATGATCCAATCGACTCACAAACCGAGAATTCTTTTTCTGTATGGCTCTTTGCGGGAACGTTCCTACAGTCGTTTATTAGCAGAAGAAGCGGCCAGAATTATCACTGAATATGGGGCAGAAGTGCGCTTTTTTGATCCCCGTGAATTGCCGATTTATGGCAGTGTTCCCGATACTCATGCCAAGGTGCAAGAATTACGAGAATTAAGTCAATGGTCTGAGGGTCAAGTCTGGTCATCTCCCGAACTTCACGGCAATATTAGCGGCATTATCAAAAACCAAATTGATTGGATTCCCTTGAGTATTGGTGCGATTCGGCCAACCCAAGGCCGCACCTTAGCAGTCATGCAAGTAAGCGGAGGTTCCCAATCTTTTAACGCGGTTAACACTCTGCGAATTCTTGGTCGTTGGATGCGAATGTTTACTATTCCCAATCAGTCTTCGGTGGCTAAAGCTTATCAGGAGTTTAACGAGGATGGCACGATGAAAGATTCCCCCTATCGAGATCGAGTTATTGATGTAATGGAGGAACTTTATAAGTTTACCATTCTCCTGCGAGATCAGGTAGATTATCTGACCGATCGCTATAGTGAAAGAAAGGAAAAAGCCGCCCAAGAAATAGTCACAATTGCCCATAAAGCTATTAATTAA
- the arsB gene encoding ACR3 family arsenite efflux transporter, whose amino-acid sequence MTNQINPKAAKAGGSLSVFEKYLTLWVIFCILAGIALGRLFPDVARTLDAMSIYNVSIPIAICLFFMMYPIMVKIDFSQALRAARTPKPVILTLVVNWLIKPFTMVALAQFFLGWLFLPWLSQTEIIRGQTVSLASSYTAGAILLGIAPCTAMVLMWGYLSYSNQGHTLIMVAVNSLAMLFLYAPLGKWLLAANNFVVPWQTIVLSVLIYVGLPLIAGIYSRHWIFKHKGRAWFESRFLHYLSPVAITALLLTLILLFAFKGDLIVSNPLHIFLIAIPLFIQTNLIFFLSYVAALKLNLVYEDAAPAALIGASNHFEVAIATAVMLFGLNSGAALATVVGVLIEVPVMLMLVEFCKKTAFWFPRDPEKATLLDPRCLSPYK is encoded by the coding sequence ATGACTAATCAAATCAATCCTAAAGCCGCCAAAGCTGGTGGTAGCCTTAGTGTTTTTGAAAAATATCTTACCCTTTGGGTTATTTTCTGTATTTTGGCGGGAATTGCCCTCGGTCGGTTATTTCCGGACGTAGCGCGGACTTTAGATGCCATGAGTATCTATAACGTTTCTATTCCGATCGCCATCTGTCTTTTCTTCATGATGTATCCGATCATGGTTAAGATCGACTTTTCTCAAGCTCTTCGGGCTGCCCGTACTCCCAAACCAGTTATTTTAACTTTAGTGGTTAATTGGCTGATCAAACCCTTTACCATGGTGGCGCTGGCTCAATTTTTTCTCGGCTGGCTGTTTCTGCCTTGGTTGAGTCAAACGGAGATTATCCGAGGACAGACGGTAAGTTTAGCTAGTTCCTACACTGCTGGAGCCATTTTACTAGGAATTGCTCCCTGTACGGCCATGGTCTTGATGTGGGGCTATCTTTCCTACAGTAACCAGGGTCATACCCTAATTATGGTAGCAGTCAATTCCCTAGCGATGCTTTTTCTCTACGCTCCCCTAGGTAAATGGTTACTGGCAGCTAATAATTTTGTAGTCCCCTGGCAGACCATTGTTCTTTCTGTGTTAATCTACGTTGGTTTACCGCTTATTGCTGGTATTTATAGCCGTCACTGGATTTTTAAACATAAAGGACGGGCCTGGTTTGAATCGCGTTTTCTTCACTATCTCAGTCCTGTGGCAATCACTGCCTTATTGTTAACCTTAATCCTGCTTTTTGCTTTCAAAGGCGATTTAATTGTTAGTAATCCCCTGCATATTTTCCTGATTGCTATTCCCCTGTTTATTCAAACTAATCTGATTTTTTTTCTTAGTTATGTGGCCGCTCTCAAACTCAATTTAGTTTACGAAGATGCCGCTCCCGCTGCTTTAATTGGTGCTAGTAATCATTTTGAGGTAGCGATCGCCACTGCGGTGATGTTATTCGGATTGAATTCGGGGGCTGCTTTAGCGACAGTAGTGGGGGTATTGATTGAAGTACCTGTGATGTTAATGTTGGTAGAATTCTGTAAAAAAACCGCCTTTTGGTTTCCCAGAGATCCAGAAAAAGCTACCCTTCTCGATCCTCGTTGCTTGAGTCCTTACAAATAA
- a CDS encoding ArsR/SmtB family transcription factor translates to MFNSLTTSPDSLTRIYTGFQALSDPLRLQILQLLRHQELCVCELRDHLDIAQSKLSFHLKTLKEANLVRSRQEGRWIYYSLNLSQFLLLEEYLSEYRRFAALVPARFCEENQ, encoded by the coding sequence ATGTTCAACTCTCTGACCACATCTCCCGACTCGTTAACCCGGATTTATACTGGTTTTCAGGCACTCTCGGATCCCCTGCGACTGCAAATTCTGCAACTTTTGCGACATCAGGAATTATGCGTCTGTGAATTGCGCGACCATCTTGATATCGCCCAATCTAAATTATCTTTTCACCTAAAAACGCTAAAAGAAGCCAATTTAGTCCGCAGTCGTCAAGAGGGTCGTTGGATCTACTACAGCCTGAATCTATCTCAATTTCTTCTCCTAGAAGAATATCTATCCGAATATCGTCGTTTTGCTGCCCTCGTCCCCGCTCGTTTCTGCGAGGAAAATCAGTAA
- the psb30 gene encoding photosystem II reaction center protein Ycf12/Psb30, with product MELFAALNLEPIFQLTFVALIMLAGPFVIFLLAFRGGDL from the coding sequence ATGGAATTATTTGCGGCTCTCAATTTAGAACCCATTTTTCAACTCACCTTCGTGGCGCTAATCATGTTAGCTGGCCCCTTTGTCATTTTCCTACTAGCTTTTCGTGGTGGCGACCTATAA